The Chitinophaga sp. Cy-1792 genome contains the following window.
TCAGAACAGATTACAATAACATCAACCTGATTCTCTCCTCGCTGACCTATGGCGTCATCAGTCAACTGAATATCCTATCGCCCTTTATGTCTGTACTGGGTTTTCGGGGAACAAGGTCTAATTCAATGCTGGTGCAGTTTAGTATGGGCAATGCCCGCGATGGTTCCTGGTGTTTTGCAGAAGTACTTGCCCAACAACAAGGCACTGCCTGGAATGATTGTATCACGCAACGCGACAGCGAAATTGCTGAACTGGGTGGAAGTCTGATAAAGAACAGCGGGTTTCTGAAAATAGGTATCTGGCTGATACATCTTTTCGAAAACAAAAATGTACGCTATATCATCGATGTACTCAACGACTTTAAAAAGCCCTATAAAAAAGAGTTGGCGGGATTTAAATTTATCAGCAAAAACAAAGGCCTGTAAACAATTACAGGCCTTTACTATCTTCCTGAAAAAATTTATTTCGATTTCATATAATTAAACCGGTA
Protein-coding sequences here:
- a CDS encoding DUF5995 family protein — its product is MSATPIVANTLDDVLAKLESIIARSIKEKDRSGYFAALYYKVTLKVKEGIAAGQFGDGANISRLDVQFANRYFQAYDQWQQGKPVTKSWEVALNATKQRSCLILQHLLLGMNAHINLDLGIATCEVAAGNLEAIRTDYNNINLILSSLTYGVISQLNILSPFMSVLGFRGTRSNSMLVQFSMGNARDGSWCFAEVLAQQQGTAWNDCITQRDSEIAELGGSLIKNSGFLKIGIWLIHLFENKNVRYIIDVLNDFKKPYKKELAGFKFISKNKGL